Proteins encoded within one genomic window of Oncorhynchus masou masou isolate Uvic2021 chromosome 1, UVic_Omas_1.1, whole genome shotgun sequence:
- the fgf19 gene encoding fibroblast growth factor 19 has product MTLAVTAVCMVSVFFAVGVVCLPLSDAGPHIANGWGQTVRLRHLYAAKQGLHLLINENGNVHGYPEQSSYSLVEIRPVDTGCVAIKGVAASQYLCMEGNGRLYASKTYMKDDCSFKENILPDGYNIYVSDKHGTLVSLGSSRQRLQGRDRGIPALSQFLPRVSTLPLDITTDLGLSTHPEQGPQSGLDIDTMDAFGKLSQISIQSPSFNKR; this is encoded by the exons ATGACACTTGCAGTTACTGCAGTATGCATGGTCAGCGTGTTTTTTGCTGTTGGAGTTGTTTGTCTGCCACTGTCAGACGCGGGGCCTCATATAGCCAACGGATGGGGACAGACGGTCCGGCTCAGACATCTGTATGCGGCCAAACAGGGATTGCATTTGCTAATCAACGAGAATGGCAATGTGCACGGATATCCTGAGCAGAGCTCTTACA GTTTGGTGGAAATCCGACCTGTAGACACGGGCTGTGTCGCAATCAAAGGAGTAGCAGCCTCGCAGTATCTCTGCATGGAAGGGAATGGAAGACTGTACGCATCG AAAACCTATATGAAAGATGACTGCTCCTTCAAGGAAAACATCCTCCCAGACGGCTACAATATTTATGTCTCTGACAAGCATGGGACCCTGGTGAGCCTGGGTAGCAGCAGGCAGAGGCTGCAGGGGCGAGACAGAGGCATTCCTGCACTGTCCCAGTTTCTACCAAGGGTGAGCACCCTGCCCCTGGATATAACAACAGATTTGGGGTTGTCAACCCACCCCGAGCAAGGCCCTCAGTCAGGCCTGGACATAGACACTATGGATGCCTTTGGGAAACTttcccagatctcaatccaaagCCCCAGTTTCAATAAGAGATGA